TTCCGAGCCGGGACTGCGGCAGGCGACCTGTGACTTCAGCTGGCTGTTGACTCGCGGGTATGCGCCTGTTTCTGCACTCAAACTGGTGGGGGACCGGTATGCTTTGAATGCGCGGCAGAGAACCGCTGTGGGGCGTTGTGCCTGCGGTGAAGTGGAAGCTGGCCGACGACAGGCACATCAGGTTAAGACGCAGGACCTCGCGGAGCAGGAATTGTGGATCGATGGTTACAATGTGCTGATGTCGCTGGAAGCCGCGTTGTCAGGCGGAGTCATTCTGCAGGCCCGCGATGGCTGCTATCGTGACATGGCCAGCATGCACGGCAGTTATCGCAAAGTGGCTGAGACGATCCCGGCGATCCAGATCCTGGGCGAACTGATGGCGGAATGGAACGTTGCCACCTGTCGCTGGCTGCTGGATCAACCGGTCTCCAACAGTGGGCGATTGAAGACGATGCTGCGGGAGATCAGTGAAGCGCATGGCTGGAACTGGGAGATTGACCTGGTACCTGACCCCGATCCCGTGCTGAGTCAAACCGACCAGATCGTGGCTTCCGCTGACAGCCAGATTCTCAACGAGGCCGAACGCTGGTTCAACCTGGCACGTTGCGCCATTGAGACGCGGGTACCCGCTGCCTGGATTGTGGATTTGTCGGGAGAGTGACGAAAGCTCAATCAACAGTAATCAGGGTCAGTCTGAATCTAAGCAGCTGACCCTGATTCTGTTCTGTCAGGCGACAGCTGGAATCCCAGTGTGATCGGCGGGGCGTGGAGCGGAGGTGGGCCAGTGAAACCGGCGTTGATCTTCCGCGATAGGGACGTCGTTGATGCTTGCTTCGCGGCGGCGCATTAAACCTTCTTCATCGAATTCCCAGAGCTCATTGCCGTAGGCGCGAAACCATTGACCGGCCGCATCGTGGTACTCGTACTGGAAGCGGACCGCGATGTGGTCGTCTGAAAAACTCCAGAGTGCTTTGACAAGTCGGTAATCGAGTTCCCGTTCCCATTTGCCAGACAGGAATTCCCGAATTCGATCGCGGCCCTGCAGGAACTGGTCGCGGTTTCGCCACTGGGAATCCGGGGAATAAGCCAGGGAGACTCTTTCGGGATCGCGACTGTTCCAGGCATCTTCTGCGGCTCGGACTTTAGCGGTGGCAGTTTCGAGAGTGAACGGTGGTTTGAGAGCGGACATGAGATTCTCCTTTATTGGTTTGGGTTGTATTGAACAGACAGGTCTGTATTTTATGTGCTAAAAAAAGTGGATGACCTCATTCAAAAACGTAACAATTTGATTGCACATTATATTAAAACAAAAGGCTATTATTTCAGATGAAGTTCAACCGGGGCTAACGCCCTGCGGCTAATGGGTCTTTTTGCGAACCGAGCGTCTGAATAAATAAAGTATACAGACCTGTCTATTATCGGTCAAGTGGAATTTGATCGGATCATCGCTGATATTTCGATTTCACTGCGATCTTTGATTATTGGCCCCCAAAGGCCTGGTCATCATCGCGCATATTTTTCAGTGCGCGGTCGACGATGCGGCGGAACTGCTGTTCCAGTTCGTCGATGTTTCGCTTTTCCTGGGGGAGAAGCATCCAGCACAGTTGCAGCGCCTGGCGTACGCTCTGGTCCACCTGTGCCGGGCTGAAGAGGTCGCGCATCTTGTCGAACGACTCTTCGTCATCAGGGTCGAATGTCTGAAACGCCATGGGTTGGGTCCTCATATTGGAACAGAAAGAAAAACAATATTACGGGTCGACCTGCCAGTGCAGGTTTTGGAATGTGGGTTGCGGGCCTCGCCAGTTTTTGCCGAGGATGCGTTGTTTCGTTTTGCTGCCGCGAGCGGGACGCTGGGCCTCGGCGGGGGTGAGCTTCAATTGATGGATACCTTGCCAGTCTGATAACGATTCGCCGACCAGGTTTTGAAAGTCGGACGGTTTGAGGGTAATGGTCTGCCAGTCGGGGCCGCCTGTCAGTTCGACTTCGGTAGCGTAATCATCCA
The sequence above is a segment of the Gimesia algae genome. Coding sequences within it:
- a CDS encoding nuclear transport factor 2 family protein, with the protein product MSALKPPFTLETATAKVRAAEDAWNSRDPERVSLAYSPDSQWRNRDQFLQGRDRIREFLSGKWERELDYRLVKALWSFSDDHIAVRFQYEYHDAAGQWFRAYGNELWEFDEEGLMRRREASINDVPIAEDQRRFHWPTSAPRPADHTGIPAVA
- a CDS encoding DUF434 domain-containing protein; its protein translation is MPDQRQHRGAHPQDQSLFDTVSEPGLRQATCDFSWLLTRGYAPVSALKLVGDRYALNARQRTAVGRCACGEVEAGRRQAHQVKTQDLAEQELWIDGYNVLMSLEAALSGGVILQARDGCYRDMASMHGSYRKVAETIPAIQILGELMAEWNVATCRWLLDQPVSNSGRLKTMLREISEAHGWNWEIDLVPDPDPVLSQTDQIVASADSQILNEAERWFNLARCAIETRVPAAWIVDLSGE